The following are encoded together in the Campylobacter devanensis genome:
- a CDS encoding ABC transporter substrate-binding protein: MANNPNLEELILLNADLYICGISNIKICQGLKAANLNVIELTTNIDSYNSKLTLAHWLKEIEKHFDISEKSRSIIEYISNIENQIKTATANAKKPTALIIHRIDKDNITSGIFNDYLITASGALNQWGKEQKTSISIEEIFAHNPDIIYISNFTQTTPDDIYSKKQWQSINAIKNKRVYKLPMASYRPFAPSLDLGLTLLFLAKHNHPDIFMNLNLKDEYEKFYKIFFDISLDNQDIHMIFNPSIEAAIIN; this comes from the coding sequence TTGGCCAATAATCCAAATTTAGAAGAGTTGATTTTATTAAATGCTGATTTATACATCTGCGGTATATCAAATATTAAAATCTGTCAAGGATTAAAAGCTGCTAATTTAAATGTTATTGAATTAACTACAAATATAGATTCATATAATTCCAAACTTACTCTAGCTCACTGGCTAAAAGAGATTGAGAAGCACTTTGATATCTCTGAAAAAAGTAGATCTATAATAGAATATATATCAAATATTGAAAATCAGATTAAAACAGCAACTGCTAATGCTAAAAAACCAACAGCTCTAATCATACATAGAATCGATAAAGACAACATCACATCTGGCATATTTAATGACTATCTTATAACTGCTTCAGGCGCCTTAAACCAATGGGGAAAAGAACAAAAAACTAGCATAAGTATAGAGGAGATATTTGCACATAATCCAGATATTATCTATATCTCAAATTTTACCCAAACTACCCCAGATGATATATATTCAAAAAAGCAATGGCAAAGCATAAATGCTATAAAAAATAAAAGAGTATACAAATTACCAATGGCTTCATATCGTCCTTTTGCTCCTAGTTTAGATCTTGGATTGACGCTTTTATTTTTAGCTAAGCACAACCATCCAGATATATTTATGAATTTAAATTTAAAAGATGAATATGAAAAATTTTATAAAATATTTTTTGATATATCACTTGATAATCAAGATATTCATATGATATTTAATCCATCTATAGAAGCTGCAATAATAAATTAA
- a CDS encoding TonB-dependent receptor, translated as MKKILLISLATSCVLAQVHKLDESVANLNINSLDTTEQLKEYQNELPTRSVSVVTNQDILTSGGSGGVQSLLNNVPGITYSRSGGIGGQLTVRGMNSNNSRSIIAVDGVKVTGRSTLELNMIDPNSLDGIEVIRGAASSLYGSSAINGVINFKSRLYHGDTNAPFDLDAKIRALEFNSVNNGFGGRTEIIGGGDGWDILIGTHGRKGSDFRTPDGIAQRSKYQSWGADYHIGYSYDDIRYYSMGKFQKINTYNAGGIHAKPGSSFGIIRNEDPMYEYYIRVGTEIWNLGFADKMDIYAYYRHYDTDLRIDRRSINEPWTHNKVYNTNQIGTNILFDSQIQNHLLSYGISTLTAYSPTPIKIVNLTTNRESTSSRPTSSTEIAAFIKDDWSIFNDLTLSGSLRYDYNIVKIGSQQYTGETPEATKFLNDNDMKTSDAITGSIGALYNLNDYFSIVGNLSRSYKSPGTNGLFPSPTTEANHDLKAEIAYTYETGLRYSDAYNYGSLVYFRTDYTDMIQNQPISNDKVKPVNIGKALIQGLEYESHHKYNNFFIDLVGSHNYGQDKTADKPLAYIAPFYGLASLGYKFNWGDIKWSQRAYLGKK; from the coding sequence ATGAAAAAAATATTATTAATAAGTTTGGCCACTTCTTGCGTTCTAGCACAAGTACATAAGTTAGATGAAAGCGTTGCAAATTTAAATATAAACTCCCTTGATACAACAGAACAATTAAAAGAGTATCAAAATGAGCTACCAACTAGAAGTGTTAGTGTCGTAACAAATCAAGACATCCTTACATCTGGTGGCAGCGGTGGCGTTCAAAGCCTATTAAATAACGTTCCAGGTATCACATACTCACGCTCTGGTGGGATTGGCGGACAGCTTACTGTTCGTGGTATGAATTCTAATAACTCTCGCTCAATAATCGCTGTAGATGGTGTAAAAGTCACAGGTAGAAGCACTTTAGAATTAAATATGATTGATCCAAATTCACTAGATGGAATAGAAGTAATCAGAGGCGCAGCCAGCTCGTTATATGGTTCTAGCGCAATAAATGGTGTTATCAATTTTAAATCTAGACTCTATCACGGCGATACAAATGCCCCATTTGATCTAGACGCTAAAATCAGAGCATTAGAATTTAATAGTGTAAATAACGGCTTTGGCGGACGTACCGAAATAATCGGCGGTGGCGATGGCTGGGATATATTAATTGGTACCCATGGTAGAAAAGGTAGCGACTTTCGCACCCCAGATGGCATAGCACAACGCTCCAAATATCAAAGCTGGGGTGCTGATTATCACATCGGTTACTCATATGACGATATTAGATACTACTCAATGGGTAAATTTCAAAAAATAAATACCTATAATGCTGGCGGTATCCATGCAAAACCTGGTAGTTCATTTGGAATTATTCGAAATGAAGATCCAATGTATGAGTACTATATAAGAGTCGGAACAGAAATTTGGAATTTAGGTTTTGCCGATAAAATGGATATATATGCTTATTATAGGCATTATGATACTGATTTGCGTATAGATAGACGCTCTATAAACGAACCTTGGACACACAATAAAGTATATAATACCAACCAAATAGGAACAAATATACTATTTGATTCACAAATTCAAAATCATCTGTTAAGCTACGGTATATCGACACTTACAGCCTACTCTCCAACTCCAATAAAAATTGTAAATTTAACAACTAATAGAGAAAGTACAAGCTCTAGACCAACATCTAGCACTGAGATTGCTGCGTTTATAAAAGATGATTGGAGCATATTTAATGACTTAACTCTTTCGGGCTCTTTGCGATATGATTACAATATAGTTAAAATTGGATCGCAACAGTATACTGGTGAAACACCAGAAGCTACTAAATTTTTAAATGATAATGATATGAAAACATCAGATGCTATCACTGGTAGTATTGGTGCATTATATAATCTTAACGACTATTTTAGCATTGTGGGTAATCTCTCTAGAAGCTATAAAAGCCCTGGCACAAATGGATTATTTCCAAGTCCAACTACGGAAGCAAACCACGATCTTAAAGCTGAAATTGCCTATACATATGAGACTGGCCTAAGATATAGCGATGCATATAACTATGGTTCTTTAGTCTATTTTAGAACCGATTATACCGATATGATTCAAAATCAACCTATAAGTAATGACAAAGTTAAGCCAGTAAATATAGGAAAAGCATTAATTCAAGGTTTAGAGTATGAAAGTCATCATAAATACAATAATTTTTTTATAGATTTAGTAGGCTCACATAATTATGGGCAAGATAAAACCGCAGATAAGCCATTAGCCTATATAGCTCCATTTTATGGTTTAGCTTCGTTAGGATACAAATTCAACTGGGGAGATATTAAGTGGTCACAAAGAGCATATTTGGGTAAAAAATAG
- a CDS encoding FecCD family ABC transporter permease, whose product MYYFIATLILICTSLIALSIGRYDIDYHQIYNLLIALIKGDPIDEKLRYILFEVRLPRVILAIFVGAALGVAGASFQAIFRNPLASPDILGVASGAGFGAALALLFGLNIVFLSSLAFAFGILTLFLTLIVARDMDNRIMIILGGIIISALFQSLISILKYIADPQDTLPAITYWLLGSLSISNISQLIFGCIVMTLGIVITLIFRWKHNLLMLDDNEAKSLGLNIRQIRILLILSSTLLVSSSVSICGIIGWVGLVIPHIARLIIGSNNALVLPFSMLIGAIFMIIIDTLSRSISSEEIPISILSAIIGAIFFIVILYRSKEVMKL is encoded by the coding sequence ATGTATTACTTTATAGCAACTTTGATTTTAATTTGCACTAGTTTAATAGCACTTAGCATTGGTAGATATGACATTGATTATCATCAAATTTATAACTTATTAATAGCATTAATCAAAGGGGATCCTATAGATGAAAAACTAAGATACATACTATTTGAAGTTCGATTGCCAAGAGTAATTTTAGCTATTTTTGTCGGAGCAGCACTTGGTGTAGCTGGAGCATCTTTTCAGGCTATTTTTCGAAATCCACTAGCTAGCCCAGATATACTAGGTGTAGCTAGTGGGGCTGGATTTGGAGCAGCACTAGCTTTACTTTTTGGATTAAATATAGTGTTTTTAAGTAGCCTTGCTTTTGCATTTGGAATTTTAACTCTATTTTTAACGCTTATTGTTGCTAGAGATATGGATAATCGCATTATGATTATCCTTGGTGGAATTATTATCTCAGCTCTATTTCAAAGTCTAATATCAATTTTAAAATATATAGCCGATCCGCAAGATACTCTTCCTGCTATTACATATTGGCTGCTTGGAAGCCTAAGCATAAGCAATATATCCCAACTTATATTTGGCTGCATTGTAATGACATTAGGCATAGTTATTACTTTAATTTTTAGATGGAAACATAATCTATTAATGCTTGATGATAATGAAGCTAAAAGTCTTGGATTAAATATAAGACAAATTCGAATTCTTTTAATTCTTAGTTCGACACTATTAGTCTCTAGTTCAGTTAGTATTTGTGGTATTATTGGCTGGGTTGGATTAGTTATTCCACATATTGCTAGACTAATAATAGGAAGCAATAACGCATTGGTTTTACCATTTAGTATGCTCATAGGAGCTATTTTTATGATTATTATAGATACACTTAGTCGCTCAATTAGCTCTGAGGAAATACCTATATCAATTCTTAGTGCTATAATTGGGGCAATATTTTTTATTGTTATTTTATATCGTAGTAAAGAGGTTATGAAATTATGA